In Natronomonas halophila, one DNA window encodes the following:
- a CDS encoding helix-turn-helix domain-containing protein yields MSADPSRVVDARFRIELPDDAWISEVSREFPTADLRLLVGYRTEDGAMELGEVVADDPTPVSEAIESHPAVNTYQRLHADDERTLARYEADGSGFYEFVERSPLTPEYPVVVRNGWFTVDVTATRDSFDAFRAGLEASPRDYELLSVVGAVDDEGVLTDRQREVLEQALQAGYFEVPRGCTLTDVAASLDVDKSTASEIIRRAEGRLVARYLSSSGV; encoded by the coding sequence ATGTCCGCCGACCCCTCCCGCGTCGTGGACGCTCGGTTCCGTATCGAACTGCCCGACGACGCGTGGATTTCGGAGGTTTCCCGGGAGTTTCCCACCGCCGACCTCCGCCTGCTCGTGGGGTATCGCACTGAAGACGGGGCGATGGAACTCGGGGAAGTCGTCGCGGATGACCCGACGCCGGTGAGCGAGGCCATCGAATCCCATCCGGCAGTCAACACCTATCAGCGCCTGCACGCGGACGACGAGCGCACGTTAGCCCGATACGAGGCCGATGGATCCGGGTTCTACGAGTTCGTCGAGCGGTCGCCGCTGACACCCGAGTATCCGGTCGTCGTCCGAAACGGCTGGTTTACCGTCGACGTCACCGCGACGCGGGATTCGTTCGACGCGTTCCGGGCGGGTCTGGAGGCCTCCCCGAGGGACTACGAACTGCTCTCGGTGGTCGGCGCCGTCGACGACGAGGGGGTGTTAACCGACAGGCAGCGCGAGGTACTGGAACAGGCGCTGCAGGCGGGCTATTTCGAGGTGCCACGAGGCTGTACCCTCACGGATGTCGCAGCATCGCTCGACGTCGATAAATCGACGGCCAGCGAGATTATCAGGCGGGCCGAGGGCCGCCTCGTCGCGCGGTATTTGAGTTCATCCGGCGTGTGA
- a CDS encoding geranylgeranyl reductase family protein, whose product MTTFEYDVAIVGAGTAGCYAGATISDAGYDVVIVERKDEEEAGHIACGDALKGADKFPKSIPKSEIESSFTNTDVDHGLFDIPRENATLDIPVPGELAVIDRWEYGRQIIDGAERAGTEFHYDTVVQDVLQDDTGRVYGLKAIKQGEPRTYEADVVLDGAGALSILQDKADFEGTTFDTNVRYSQFSSAYREVIEVDEPVEWSDALVIKPTKRSAGYLWYFPRTPTEINVGLGFQMNEEPMQLVEDLREDISQRPELKNATVKDKLGAALPTRRPYDSAVAPGFMAIGDAAAHVNPISGGGIAGAAYAGQYAGEKAIEAIEEDDVSEENLWEYNERVMDHYGARYAALDVYNIFATAYDLDDLLGLLAAMPAEKLSDALYSGSANVGLGLKLQVLIKSFGHWDTLKNLYDTKKLADRLLDHYETYPSSPEGFADWQRKRDRIMDDIYAETGAEAKY is encoded by the coding sequence ATGACTACGTTCGAGTACGACGTCGCTATCGTCGGTGCCGGGACAGCAGGGTGTTATGCCGGCGCGACGATCTCGGATGCGGGATACGACGTCGTCATCGTCGAGCGGAAAGACGAGGAGGAAGCGGGCCACATCGCCTGCGGTGACGCGCTCAAGGGAGCGGACAAGTTCCCGAAATCGATACCGAAATCCGAAATCGAGAGCTCCTTTACCAACACCGATGTCGACCACGGCCTCTTCGATATTCCCCGGGAGAACGCGACTCTCGATATCCCGGTTCCGGGTGAACTCGCGGTCATCGACCGCTGGGAGTACGGCCGACAGATAATCGACGGTGCCGAACGCGCCGGCACCGAGTTCCACTACGACACGGTCGTGCAGGACGTCCTTCAGGACGACACCGGTCGCGTCTATGGTCTCAAGGCCATCAAACAGGGCGAGCCGCGAACCTACGAGGCCGACGTCGTCCTCGACGGCGCGGGCGCGCTGTCGATTCTGCAGGACAAGGCCGACTTCGAGGGAACGACCTTCGATACGAACGTCCGCTACTCGCAGTTCTCCTCGGCCTACCGCGAGGTTATCGAAGTCGACGAACCGGTCGAGTGGTCCGACGCGCTGGTCATCAAGCCGACCAAGCGCTCGGCGGGCTATCTGTGGTACTTCCCGCGGACGCCGACCGAGATTAACGTCGGCCTCGGCTTCCAGATGAACGAAGAGCCGATGCAACTGGTCGAGGACCTCCGGGAGGACATCAGCCAGCGGCCGGAACTCAAAAACGCCACCGTCAAGGACAAACTCGGCGCTGCGCTGCCGACCCGACGGCCCTACGATTCGGCGGTCGCACCGGGATTCATGGCTATCGGCGACGCGGCGGCCCACGTCAACCCCATCAGCGGCGGCGGTATCGCGGGCGCCGCCTACGCCGGCCAGTACGCCGGCGAGAAGGCCATCGAGGCTATCGAGGAGGACGACGTGAGCGAGGAGAACCTCTGGGAGTACAACGAGCGTGTGATGGACCACTACGGTGCCCGATATGCGGCGCTGGACGTCTACAACATCTTCGCGACGGCCTACGACCTCGATGACCTGCTGGGCCTGCTGGCGGCGATGCCCGCCGAAAAGCTCTCGGACGCGCTGTATTCGGGGTCGGCCAACGTCGGCCTCGGCCTCAAACTGCAGGTGCTCATCAAGAGTTTCGGCCACTGGGACACGCTGAAGAACCTCTACGACACGAAGAAACTGGCCGACCGCCTGCTGGACCACTACGAGACGTATCCCTCCAGTCCCGAAGGGTTCGCCGACTGGCAGCGCAAGCGGGACCGCATCATGGACGACATCTACGCCGAAACCGGCGCCGAAGCCAAATACTGA
- a CDS encoding PUA domain-containing protein codes for MSRDIDALRTIADYQFGSGAGTALFDGDIVVQRTSSGRPQQILADGDRVVSYGTDGRFTLGIGGGRRLQAALDSPAYRVVVGDDSEPFVRDEKNVFAKFVHDVDPAVRPGDEVLIEHYDGHLIAVGRAELSADAMADFDTGMAVQVREGVPAE; via the coding sequence ATGAGCAGGGACATCGACGCGTTGCGGACCATCGCCGACTACCAGTTCGGGAGCGGCGCGGGGACGGCGCTGTTCGACGGCGATATCGTCGTCCAGCGGACGAGTTCCGGCCGGCCGCAGCAGATTCTCGCCGACGGCGACCGTGTCGTTTCCTACGGTACCGACGGCCGCTTTACGCTTGGTATCGGCGGCGGGCGGCGATTGCAGGCAGCCCTCGACTCCCCCGCCTATCGCGTCGTGGTTGGCGATGACAGCGAACCGTTCGTCCGCGACGAGAAGAACGTCTTCGCGAAGTTCGTCCACGACGTCGACCCCGCGGTCCGACCGGGCGACGAAGTCCTTATCGAGCACTACGACGGCCACCTCATCGCCGTCGGGCGGGCGGAACTGTCCGCCGACGCGATGGCGGATTTCGACACGGGCATGGCCGTGCAGGTCCGCGAGGGCGTGCCCGCCGAATAG
- a CDS encoding DUF7346 family protein: protein MRTVEHEGERYLLVKRSDESSLVRDPETGDEQYLPNDELEATGDSPLTVAAERVPSPVRKVVTAVHSEQTLGVLVELDERGPLSVREILGAYDLCESDIHGTFAELRAAGLVEEATVNGERGYGLTEGGKEGLAGLRD, encoded by the coding sequence ATGAGAACCGTCGAACACGAGGGCGAGCGGTACCTGCTCGTCAAACGCTCCGACGAATCGAGTCTCGTTCGTGACCCCGAAACCGGCGACGAGCAGTACCTGCCGAACGACGAACTGGAAGCGACCGGTGACTCCCCGCTCACGGTGGCCGCCGAACGCGTTCCCTCCCCTGTCCGAAAGGTCGTAACCGCGGTTCACTCCGAGCAGACTCTCGGCGTTCTCGTGGAACTGGACGAACGCGGTCCCCTTTCTGTTCGGGAAATCCTCGGCGCCTACGACCTCTGTGAATCCGATATCCACGGCACCTTCGCCGAGTTACGGGCCGCGGGGCTGGTCGAAGAGGCAACCGTCAACGGCGAGCGCGGCTACGGACTCACCGAAGGCGGAAAAGAGGGCCTCGCCGGCCTCCGCGATTAG
- a CDS encoding nascent polypeptide-associated complex protein: MFGGGGGMNPRKMKQMMNQMGIDLTEIDAEEVIIRTEDEELVFHDADVQEMDAQGQKTYQIVGEPDTRPRGEGSTETEEVEEAGGDPEIESTPEFSDEDVEIVARRAEVSPEKAREALEETGDLAAAVQQLETE, encoded by the coding sequence ATGTTTGGAGGAGGCGGCGGGATGAACCCGCGCAAGATGAAACAGATGATGAACCAGATGGGTATCGACCTCACCGAAATCGACGCGGAGGAGGTCATCATCCGCACGGAGGACGAGGAACTCGTCTTCCACGACGCGGACGTCCAGGAGATGGACGCCCAGGGGCAGAAGACCTACCAGATCGTCGGCGAACCCGACACCCGTCCGCGCGGCGAGGGCAGTACGGAAACCGAGGAAGTCGAGGAGGCCGGTGGCGACCCCGAAATCGAGTCGACGCCCGAGTTCTCCGACGAGGACGTCGAAATCGTCGCCCGACGGGCGGAAGTCTCCCCGGAAAAGGCGCGTGAGGCCCTCGAAGAGACCGGCGACCTCGCGGCGGCCGTCCAGCAACTCGAAACAGAGTGA
- the rad50 gene encoding DNA double-strand break repair ATPase Rad50, whose protein sequence is MRFDRIRLQNFKCYADSDLSLRSGVTVIHGVNGSGKSSLLEACFFALYGTDAIDGTLDDVISNDAEEMTVELWFTHNGAEYRVEREVKLRGDSAQTTTCLLETPEGTIEQVTDVENHIESLLRMDAEAFVNCAYVRQGEVNKLINASPSDRQDMIDDLLQLGKLEEYRERASKARVGVGRVRDDKQGALSQVEEQIAEKEEQNLHERLNGLKSDLAEINEDIEEKTEQRDAAKERLEEANAILEEFEQRREEIADLETEIEELTSTIADAETEREKLAEQVRTLREEADELREEMDEAVAETDLEEADPDAVDERLTELAERADEIRDDIEERRLEAQEHAGTAETKRERAAELREQASGAGEEADALETEVEEERDKLRERREDLADLDEEIEGLREELDEAPVARDEIDVHREDVGKELTEAKERVAELTASLENAEETVAEAERLLEEGKCPECGQPVDDSPHVESIDEDRERVSELETELETAEARVEELEEKREQAEALAETASELSRLEDSRENATQLIDQKVESVEEKADRVEELREEAEEYEEAADEADEAAEEAESKADEARQAIGELNQQKASIDESRERLERIEELLEEIDDTEQRIEQLRERRDNKEELNEQRRERLSDKRERKAELEDEFDESALEKAEAQKKKAEGYLEDVEPYLDDQRETRDELQNKIGAVENEIEELENLRERREDLQQTVDRLESLYDEAHDLQEMYTELRADLRQRNVEKLEAMLNETFDLVYQNDSYARIELDGDYELTVYQKDGTPLDPDQLSGGERALFNLSLRCAIYRLLSEGIEGQAPTPPLILDEPTVFLDSGHVSKLVELVESMTDHGVDQIVVVSHDEELVGAADDLIAVHKDPTTNRSSVERSATVEALS, encoded by the coding sequence ATGAGGTTCGACCGGATTCGCCTACAGAACTTCAAGTGCTACGCCGATAGCGACCTCTCGCTGCGCTCGGGCGTGACGGTCATCCACGGCGTCAACGGCAGCGGGAAATCCTCCCTGCTTGAGGCGTGTTTCTTCGCCCTCTACGGCACCGACGCCATCGATGGCACGCTCGATGACGTCATCTCGAACGACGCCGAGGAAATGACCGTCGAACTGTGGTTCACCCACAACGGCGCCGAATACCGCGTCGAACGTGAGGTCAAACTCCGCGGCGACAGCGCCCAGACCACGACCTGTCTGCTGGAAACCCCTGAGGGAACCATCGAGCAGGTCACCGACGTCGAAAACCACATCGAGAGCCTCCTGCGGATGGACGCCGAGGCGTTCGTCAACTGCGCGTACGTCCGGCAGGGCGAGGTGAACAAACTCATCAACGCCTCGCCGAGCGACCGACAGGACATGATCGACGATCTCCTCCAACTCGGCAAACTGGAGGAGTACCGCGAACGGGCGAGCAAGGCCCGCGTCGGCGTCGGCCGCGTCCGAGACGACAAACAGGGTGCGCTCTCACAGGTCGAAGAGCAGATCGCCGAGAAGGAAGAGCAGAACCTCCACGAACGGCTCAATGGCCTCAAAAGCGACCTCGCAGAGATAAACGAAGACATCGAGGAGAAAACCGAACAGCGCGATGCGGCCAAAGAACGCCTCGAGGAGGCGAATGCCATCCTCGAAGAGTTCGAACAGCGCCGCGAGGAAATCGCGGACCTCGAAACCGAAATCGAGGAGCTCACTTCGACCATCGCCGACGCCGAAACCGAACGCGAGAAACTGGCCGAGCAGGTCAGGACGCTCCGAGAGGAAGCGGACGAACTGCGGGAGGAGATGGACGAGGCGGTCGCCGAGACTGACCTCGAAGAGGCCGACCCCGATGCCGTCGACGAACGGCTCACGGAACTGGCCGAACGGGCCGACGAGATTCGCGATGATATCGAGGAGCGGCGGCTGGAAGCCCAAGAACACGCTGGTACCGCCGAAACGAAACGCGAGCGGGCCGCGGAACTCCGCGAGCAGGCCAGCGGAGCGGGGGAGGAAGCAGACGCCCTCGAAACCGAAGTCGAGGAGGAGCGCGACAAACTCCGAGAGCGTCGCGAAGACCTCGCGGACCTCGACGAGGAAATCGAGGGGCTGCGCGAGGAACTGGACGAGGCACCGGTTGCTCGCGACGAAATCGACGTCCACCGCGAGGACGTCGGCAAGGAGCTAACCGAAGCGAAAGAGCGGGTCGCGGAACTCACCGCGAGCCTCGAAAACGCCGAGGAGACGGTCGCCGAAGCAGAGCGCCTGCTGGAGGAGGGCAAATGCCCCGAATGCGGCCAACCGGTCGACGACTCGCCGCACGTCGAATCCATCGACGAGGACCGCGAACGGGTCTCGGAACTCGAAACGGAACTCGAAACCGCCGAGGCGCGCGTCGAAGAACTCGAAGAAAAACGCGAGCAGGCCGAAGCGCTGGCCGAAACCGCTTCGGAACTGTCGCGACTCGAAGATTCCCGGGAGAACGCCACCCAACTCATCGACCAGAAGGTCGAATCGGTCGAGGAGAAGGCTGACCGAGTTGAGGAACTCCGCGAGGAAGCCGAAGAGTACGAGGAGGCCGCCGACGAAGCCGACGAAGCGGCCGAGGAAGCGGAATCGAAGGCCGACGAGGCCCGACAGGCTATCGGCGAGTTGAACCAGCAAAAGGCGTCCATCGACGAGTCCCGAGAGCGTCTGGAGCGCATCGAGGAACTGCTCGAAGAAATCGACGACACCGAACAGCGAATCGAGCAGTTGCGCGAGCGCCGGGACAACAAGGAGGAACTCAACGAACAGCGCCGCGAGCGACTCTCCGACAAGCGTGAGCGGAAGGCCGAACTCGAAGACGAGTTCGACGAATCTGCCCTTGAGAAGGCCGAAGCCCAGAAAAAGAAGGCCGAGGGCTATCTGGAGGACGTCGAACCGTATCTGGACGACCAGCGCGAGACGCGCGACGAACTCCAGAACAAAATCGGCGCGGTCGAAAACGAAATCGAGGAACTGGAGAACCTCCGCGAACGGCGCGAGGACCTCCAGCAGACCGTCGACCGCCTCGAATCCCTCTACGACGAGGCCCACGACCTCCAGGAGATGTACACGGAACTGCGGGCCGACCTCCGACAGCGGAACGTCGAGAAACTGGAGGCGATGCTCAACGAGACGTTCGACCTCGTCTACCAGAACGATTCGTACGCGCGCATCGAGTTGGACGGCGACTACGAGTTAACCGTCTACCAGAAGGACGGCACGCCGCTGGACCCCGACCAGTTGTCGGGCGGCGAGCGCGCGCTGTTCAATCTCTCGCTGCGATGTGCCATCTACCGCCTCCTCTCGGAGGGCATCGAGGGACAGGCCCCGACGCCGCCGCTCATCCTCGACGAACCGACGGTCTTCCTCGATTCGGGCCACGTCTCGAAACTCGTGGAACTGGTCGAATCGATGACCGACCACGGCGTCGACCAGATCGTCGTCGTCAGCCACGACGAGGAACTGGTCGGTGCGGCCGACGACCTCATCGCCGTTCACAAGGACCCGACGACGAACCGGTCCTCGGTCGAACGTTCGGCGACCGTCGAGGCGCTGTCCTAA
- the sppA gene encoding signal peptide peptidase SppA has product MNRLDSVGRAAIALVAAAVAAVVGWLLFVRAPADIAELVGVLLVIVTVVLGLRVGSNIASGILPGYNVAEVAVKGPITRDGGGFPPGAPGLPGADEIVDLIEQADEDDNAEALLLRLNTPGGAVVPSDDIRRAAERFDGPTVAYATDTCASGGYWIASGCDELWAREGSIVGSIGVRGSRMTASELLDKAGLEYEQFTAGEYKEAGTPFSEMDEDEREYLQGLIDDYYDQFVETVAEGRSMDAEAIRETEAKVFLGQQAHEMGLVDDIGTHEDVEERLEHLLDEDVETTELEPSHGVAERLRGGAERVAFAAGAGVASRFTDDNGEFKFQV; this is encoded by the coding sequence ATGAATCGACTGGATTCGGTCGGCCGCGCCGCCATCGCGCTCGTCGCGGCGGCGGTCGCCGCGGTCGTTGGCTGGCTGTTGTTCGTCCGAGCACCGGCGGACATCGCCGAACTGGTCGGCGTTCTGCTCGTCATCGTCACCGTCGTTCTCGGACTCCGTGTCGGGAGCAATATCGCCAGTGGGATTCTCCCGGGGTATAACGTCGCCGAGGTAGCGGTCAAGGGGCCGATAACCCGCGACGGCGGCGGATTTCCACCGGGCGCACCGGGCCTTCCGGGTGCCGACGAAATAGTCGACCTCATCGAACAGGCCGACGAGGACGACAACGCCGAGGCACTTCTACTCCGGCTGAATACGCCCGGCGGCGCCGTCGTTCCGAGCGACGATATCCGGCGTGCGGCCGAACGCTTCGACGGACCGACCGTCGCCTACGCGACTGACACCTGCGCCAGCGGCGGCTACTGGATCGCCAGCGGCTGTGACGAACTGTGGGCCCGGGAGGGCAGCATCGTCGGCTCCATCGGCGTTCGGGGCTCGCGGATGACCGCCTCGGAACTCCTCGACAAGGCCGGCCTCGAATACGAGCAGTTCACCGCCGGCGAATACAAGGAAGCGGGCACTCCGTTCTCCGAGATGGACGAGGACGAACGCGAGTACCTGCAGGGGCTTATCGACGACTACTACGACCAGTTCGTCGAGACGGTCGCAGAGGGCCGCAGCATGGATGCCGAAGCCATCCGCGAAACCGAGGCCAAGGTGTTCCTCGGCCAGCAGGCTCACGAGATGGGCCTCGTCGACGATATCGGTACCCACGAGGACGTCGAAGAGCGACTCGAACACCTGCTCGACGAGGACGTCGAAACGACGGAACTGGAACCGAGCCACGGCGTTGCCGAACGACTGCGTGGTGGCGCCGAACGTGTCGCCTTCGCGGCTGGTGCTGGTGTCGCAAGCCGGTTTACCGACGACAACGGCGAGTTCAAATTCCAGGTCTGA
- a CDS encoding DUF373 family protein codes for MSTLVVCVDREGGLGPDGPIVGWEAIQALVTDVGVNDPEDSRVNCLLETLRVARDLRDGGEEAVVAVVSGGGDGVNSDRTVARQTDQLVADYDPESAIVVTDSASDERLIPIIESRVQVDAVDRVVVRQSHDIQSTYYLLKQFLADEELRGTVLVPIGAALLAFPVLLLLADSVAVALSAIAAVIGTFLLYKGLGIDDFVSTLPRRVQDAFYSGQMSLVTYVVGAGLALVGVFAGGISATSMGSTSELLVGLRFVFDSVPWFAAAALAAATGRLIDELLAEEGVSSALMNLPFGVIAVGLVVRGFTGYFLERSDVIEAFSMPPINAGPVFVEGFTLSIWGRLALYVAAGILVSFAGVAFTSRMSEADQSVEEYPE; via the coding sequence GTGAGTACTCTGGTCGTCTGTGTCGACCGCGAGGGGGGCCTCGGCCCCGATGGCCCAATCGTGGGGTGGGAGGCTATTCAGGCGCTTGTCACGGATGTCGGGGTGAACGACCCCGAGGACAGCCGTGTCAACTGTCTGCTGGAGACGCTTCGCGTCGCGCGTGACCTTCGGGATGGAGGCGAGGAGGCCGTCGTCGCGGTGGTCTCCGGCGGCGGCGATGGCGTCAACAGCGACCGTACGGTCGCCCGACAGACCGACCAGCTCGTTGCGGATTACGACCCCGAATCGGCCATCGTCGTCACGGATTCGGCCAGCGACGAACGCCTGATACCGATAATCGAGAGCCGTGTGCAGGTCGACGCCGTCGACCGGGTCGTCGTCCGGCAGTCCCACGACATCCAGTCGACGTACTACCTGCTCAAACAGTTCTTGGCCGACGAGGAGTTGCGAGGGACCGTGCTCGTGCCCATCGGTGCGGCGCTGCTGGCGTTTCCCGTGCTGTTGTTACTCGCCGACAGTGTCGCCGTTGCGCTGTCGGCTATCGCTGCCGTTATCGGAACCTTCCTGCTGTACAAGGGCCTCGGCATCGACGATTTCGTCTCGACGCTCCCTCGGCGGGTGCAGGACGCGTTCTACTCGGGACAGATGTCGCTCGTCACCTACGTCGTCGGCGCGGGACTGGCGCTCGTCGGCGTCTTCGCGGGCGGGATTAGCGCGACGTCGATGGGAAGTACCAGCGAGCTTCTGGTCGGATTGCGGTTCGTCTTCGACAGCGTGCCGTGGTTCGCGGCGGCGGCGCTGGCGGCCGCCACGGGCCGACTCATCGACGAACTTCTGGCCGAAGAGGGCGTCTCCAGCGCGCTGATGAACCTTCCCTTCGGCGTCATCGCGGTCGGCCTCGTCGTCCGGGGCTTTACCGGCTATTTCCTCGAACGGTCGGACGTAATCGAGGCCTTTTCGATGCCGCCGATAAACGCCGGTCCGGTCTTCGTCGAGGGGTTTACCCTCTCGATTTGGGGCCGCCTCGCACTGTACGTCGCGGCCGGCATCCTCGTGAGCTTTGCCGGCGTCGCCTTCACCTCGCGGATGAGCGAGGCCGACCAGTCGGTCGAGGAATACCCCGAGTGA
- a CDS encoding DUF7322 domain-containing protein, with product MNPLEDEEEEAWPDEPEGFDPEDLGPDTPDPTANVDSRVKESLGATADMEEGLFRAFWGAVVFLNTALAALSIGAMLVYFRGDWAMGGPALLVGSIAAVFTVRFYLKGKRKLRERDERKEETEDTEDTEESDIGHEEDTN from the coding sequence GTGAACCCCCTGGAAGACGAGGAGGAGGAGGCCTGGCCGGACGAACCGGAGGGGTTCGACCCGGAGGACCTCGGCCCCGACACGCCCGACCCCACCGCGAACGTCGATTCGCGGGTCAAGGAGTCACTCGGCGCGACCGCCGACATGGAGGAGGGCCTCTTCCGGGCCTTCTGGGGTGCCGTCGTCTTCCTCAACACAGCGCTTGCGGCGCTTTCCATCGGTGCGATGCTCGTCTACTTCCGCGGCGATTGGGCGATGGGGGGACCCGCGCTGCTCGTCGGCTCGATAGCGGCCGTCTTCACGGTTCGCTTCTATCTGAAAGGCAAACGAAAACTCCGGGAACGCGACGAAAGAAAGGAAGAGACTGAAGACACGGAAGATACCGAAGAGTCCGACATCGGCCACGAGGAGGACACCAACTGA
- the mre11 gene encoding DNA double-strand break repair protein Mre11: protein MTRVIHTGDTHLGYRQYHLPERREDFLDAFRQVAEDAVEDDIDAVVHAGDLFHDRRPGLPDLLGTIDVLETLDEAGVPFLAIVGNHETKRDAQWLDLFEAMGLATRLGDDPVVIGDTAFYGLDFVPRAQRDSLDYEFESHDADHAALVSHGLFSPLVPDYGNVEWDAEEVLAEANREFDAMLLGDEHAPTREQIGGTWVTYCGSTERASASERDERGYNIVEFDDGVSDGTSEARQTESDGGVHISRRGIETREFVFIDLELGETEGFDRVRDRLREHDLTDAVVHVSLEGDGEDVSAARIEEFAADAGALVARVNDRREVSEETDLDVAFADPDEAVRERVRDLGLSGAARDLDEMIRASKIADSNVADEAEDRIADLLDDPSAFDSAPAEETETVADRMGDDASADGASEETDADVEAEADETPEPSDEPPAEEPTPDPTDGDGQQPPAAQGEDQASMEDYL from the coding sequence ATGACACGGGTGATTCACACCGGCGACACCCACCTCGGCTACCGACAGTACCATCTGCCGGAACGGCGGGAGGACTTCCTCGACGCCTTCCGGCAGGTCGCCGAGGACGCGGTGGAAGACGACATCGACGCCGTCGTCCACGCCGGCGACCTCTTTCACGACCGCCGCCCCGGCCTGCCCGACCTCCTGGGGACGATCGACGTCCTCGAAACGCTCGACGAGGCCGGGGTTCCGTTCCTCGCTATCGTCGGCAACCACGAGACCAAGCGCGACGCCCAGTGGCTGGACCTCTTCGAGGCCATGGGCCTCGCGACCCGTCTCGGCGATGACCCGGTCGTAATCGGGGATACCGCCTTCTACGGGCTCGACTTCGTCCCGCGCGCACAGCGCGATAGCCTCGACTACGAGTTCGAATCCCACGACGCCGACCACGCGGCGCTCGTCTCCCACGGCCTCTTTTCGCCGCTGGTCCCCGACTACGGCAACGTCGAATGGGACGCCGAGGAAGTCCTTGCCGAGGCCAACCGCGAGTTCGACGCGATGCTGCTCGGCGACGAACACGCCCCCACGCGCGAGCAAATCGGGGGCACGTGGGTGACCTACTGTGGCTCCACGGAGCGCGCAAGCGCGAGCGAACGCGACGAGCGAGGCTACAATATCGTCGAGTTCGACGACGGCGTCTCCGACGGAACGTCGGAGGCTCGTCAGACGGAGTCTGACGGTGGCGTTCACATCTCCCGACGGGGCATCGAAACCCGAGAGTTCGTCTTCATCGACCTCGAACTCGGCGAGACGGAGGGCTTCGACCGCGTCCGGGACCGCCTCCGGGAACACGACCTGACTGACGCCGTCGTTCACGTATCGCTGGAGGGCGACGGCGAGGATGTTTCGGCCGCCCGCATCGAGGAGTTCGCCGCCGACGCGGGCGCGCTGGTCGCTCGCGTCAACGACCGACGGGAGGTCTCCGAGGAGACGGACCTCGACGTCGCCTTCGCCGACCCCGATGAGGCCGTTCGCGAGCGCGTGCGTGACCTCGGTCTCAGCGGCGCGGCCCGTGACCTCGATGAGATGATTCGTGCCAGCAAAATCGCCGACTCGAACGTCGCCGACGAGGCCGAAGACCGAATCGCGGACTTACTCGACGACCCGAGCGCCTTCGACTCGGCGCCCGCCGAGGAGACCGAAACCGTCGCCGACCGGATGGGCGATGATGCGTCGGCTGACGGGGCTTCCGAGGAGACGGATGCGGATGTAGAAGCGGAAGCTGACGAGACACCGGAACCGAGCGACGAACCTCCCGCTGAGGAACCGACTCCTGACCCCACCGACGGGGATGGCCAACAACCACCGGCCGCACAGGGTGAAGACCAGGCCTCGATGGAGGATTACCTATGA
- a CDS encoding tRNA (adenine-N1)-methyltransferase yields MSDRRVLVVRGNREFLVEPGATQETDLGVLEIPEDVEPGTVLETHLDEEFEVRRLRGPDLFDHLERTGAPMMPRDIGLVIGHTGVASGDRVLDAGTGTGVLSAYLGRLGVDVTTYEQDPDFADIARENMDLAGVSESVDVRTGDIVEELDDIEGPFDLITLDTADAAAVVEQAPDLLASGGFVATYTPFVESARECTEAAREAGLSEIETLETIQRQMDFDDRGSRPSTAGVGHTGYLTFARFLPRFE; encoded by the coding sequence GTGAGCGACCGGCGCGTACTGGTCGTCCGCGGCAACCGCGAGTTCCTCGTCGAACCCGGCGCGACACAGGAGACCGACCTCGGCGTCCTCGAAATACCCGAGGACGTCGAGCCCGGTACCGTCCTCGAGACGCATCTCGACGAGGAGTTCGAGGTCCGACGACTCCGCGGCCCCGACCTCTTCGACCATCTCGAACGAACCGGCGCGCCGATGATGCCCCGAGATATCGGGCTCGTCATCGGCCATACCGGCGTCGCCTCGGGCGACCGCGTCCTCGATGCCGGGACCGGTACCGGCGTCTTGTCGGCGTATCTCGGCCGCCTCGGCGTCGACGTGACGACCTACGAGCAGGACCCCGACTTCGCCGACATCGCCCGCGAGAACATGGACCTCGCCGGCGTCTCGGAGAGCGTCGACGTTCGGACCGGCGACATCGTCGAAGAACTGGACGACATCGAGGGTCCATTCGACCTCATCACCCTCGATACCGCCGACGCGGCCGCCGTCGTCGAACAGGCGCCGGACCTGCTCGCCTCGGGCGGCTTCGTCGCCACCTACACGCCGTTCGTCGAATCCGCACGTGAGTGTACGGAAGCCGCCCGCGAGGCCGGCCTCTCGGAAATCGAGACGCTCGAAACCATCCAGCGGCAGATGGACTTCGACGACCGCGGCTCCCGGCCCTCGACGGCCGGCGTCGGCCACACCGGCTATCTCACGTTCGCGCGGTTTCTCCCACGCTTCGAATGA